The proteins below come from a single Burkholderia sp. PAMC 26561 genomic window:
- a CDS encoding FAD/NAD(P)-dependent oxidoreductase, whose amino-acid sequence MSDQKHIVIVGAGPAGVRAAETLVAAGLRPVVIDEAARAGGQIYRQPPADAGFARAKSALYGMEARKADAVHSTMANLMSKLDYRPDTLVWGCGAGQLDTFHAGRQRTVPYSHLLIATGATDRILPFPGWTLPGVYTLGASQIALKAQGCSIGRRVVFAGTGPLLYLVAYQYAKAGAQVEAILDTNPFSKQFAATPRLLKQPSTFAKGLYYVGWLAAHGVRIERGVRIVRADGHGAVQGITFSDGAREMTIPCDAIGFGYGLRSETQLADLAACRFSFDALNRAWLPERDTAGRSSVAGVYLAGDGAGIAGADAAELAGRRAALAMLEDLKHPAADIGEASKLDRQLSTIARFRVGLEQAFAPPSDCASAWPDDMTVCRCEEVTAGTLRRCIRDGEASEINRLKALTRVGMGRCQGRMCGAAAAELLSAETGKSIADVGRLRGQAPIKPVPLSIALMADMNGADDLSPIPEHARDE is encoded by the coding sequence ATGAGCGATCAAAAGCACATCGTGATTGTCGGCGCAGGTCCTGCGGGCGTGCGCGCGGCCGAGACACTGGTGGCGGCGGGCTTGAGGCCGGTTGTCATCGACGAAGCGGCGCGTGCCGGTGGTCAGATCTATCGGCAGCCGCCGGCCGATGCTGGCTTCGCCCGCGCCAAAAGCGCGCTATATGGCATGGAGGCGCGCAAGGCCGACGCCGTACATTCGACGATGGCAAACCTGATGTCGAAGCTGGATTACCGGCCGGATACGCTCGTCTGGGGATGCGGAGCGGGGCAACTCGATACCTTCCATGCGGGGCGTCAGCGCACGGTGCCGTATTCGCATCTGCTTATCGCGACGGGCGCAACGGATCGCATCCTGCCGTTCCCGGGATGGACCTTGCCGGGTGTTTATACGCTGGGCGCATCGCAGATTGCGTTGAAGGCGCAAGGCTGCTCGATCGGACGGCGGGTCGTGTTCGCGGGAACCGGGCCGCTGCTTTATCTTGTCGCATATCAGTACGCGAAAGCGGGCGCGCAGGTCGAAGCAATACTCGACACCAATCCATTCTCCAAACAATTCGCCGCGACGCCGCGCTTGCTGAAGCAGCCATCTACGTTTGCGAAAGGTTTGTATTACGTCGGCTGGCTGGCGGCGCATGGCGTTCGCATCGAGCGCGGTGTGCGCATCGTGCGCGCTGACGGACATGGCGCCGTTCAGGGCATCACCTTCAGCGACGGCGCGCGTGAAATGACCATCCCGTGCGACGCAATCGGCTTTGGATACGGCTTGCGGTCCGAGACGCAGCTCGCTGATCTTGCCGCTTGCCGCTTCAGTTTCGATGCGCTCAATCGCGCATGGTTACCGGAGCGCGATACCGCCGGCCGCAGCTCCGTAGCGGGTGTCTATCTGGCGGGCGATGGCGCAGGTATAGCTGGCGCGGACGCGGCTGAACTGGCCGGGCGACGCGCTGCATTGGCGATGCTCGAAGACCTCAAGCATCCTGCTGCGGACATCGGAGAGGCATCGAAACTCGACCGGCAACTTTCGACCATCGCTCGGTTTCGCGTGGGGCTGGAGCAGGCATTTGCGCCGCCCTCGGACTGTGCATCGGCATGGCCGGACGACATGACCGTATGCCGTTGTGAGGAAGTGACCGCGGGCACGTTACGCCGATGCATCCGTGATGGCGAAGCAAGCGAGATCAACCGGCTTAAGGCGCTCACGCGCGTCGGCATGGGCCGATGCCAGGGTCGCATGTGCGGCGCGGCTGCTGCCGAGTTGTTGAGTGCGGAGACGGGCAAGAGCATCGCCGATGTTGGTCGTTTGCGGGGACAGGCACCGATCAAGCCGGTGCCTTTATCGATTGCGTTGATGGCGGACATGAACGGCGCAGACGATCTTTCCCCGATCCCGGAGCACGCCCGCGATGAATGA
- a CDS encoding ABC transporter permease, translating into MASMLESTNRSSPDSSNKPRAPWHAFVPPWLMSLPAFILFAVLVLTPLAMTVVLTFYKFDPASGPIAAFQFGNYAEVLTDSYYQIIFARTFGIAILTTLLCVAIGAPEAYVLYRMRDPWRSMFLLVILAPLLVSVVVRAFGWSMLLNTGGIVNQFFGLFGMGPYKLEYTTFAIVIALVHVMLPFMVIPVWTSLQKLDPQVENAALSLMASPATTLRRIVLPQVAPGILSGSLMVFGLSASAFAIPGLLGGRRLKVAATAVYDEFLGSLNWPLGATIAILLLIANLIIMITYYRVLERRYSRSLG; encoded by the coding sequence ATGGCTAGCATGCTCGAATCCACGAATAGATCTTCTCCGGACTCGTCGAACAAACCTCGCGCGCCGTGGCACGCGTTCGTGCCGCCGTGGCTGATGAGCTTGCCCGCGTTCATCTTGTTCGCGGTGCTCGTGCTCACGCCGCTCGCAATGACGGTTGTCCTGACCTTCTACAAGTTCGATCCGGCGAGCGGTCCCATCGCCGCGTTCCAGTTCGGCAATTACGCCGAAGTGCTGACGGACAGCTACTACCAGATCATCTTCGCCCGGACCTTCGGCATCGCGATCCTGACCACCTTGCTGTGCGTTGCGATCGGTGCGCCCGAAGCGTACGTGTTGTACAGGATGCGCGATCCGTGGCGTTCGATGTTCCTGCTCGTGATCCTTGCGCCCTTGCTCGTTTCGGTGGTCGTGCGCGCGTTCGGCTGGAGCATGTTGCTGAATACGGGCGGCATTGTGAACCAGTTCTTCGGACTGTTCGGCATGGGTCCGTACAAGCTCGAATATACGACGTTCGCGATCGTCATTGCACTCGTGCATGTGATGTTGCCGTTCATGGTGATCCCTGTGTGGACGTCATTGCAGAAGCTCGATCCGCAGGTCGAGAACGCGGCGCTCTCACTGATGGCATCGCCGGCTACGACCTTGCGACGGATCGTGTTGCCGCAAGTTGCGCCCGGCATTCTCTCGGGCAGCCTGATGGTGTTCGGGTTGTCGGCGAGCGCGTTTGCGATTCCGGGTCTGCTCGGTGGACGCCGTCTGAAAGTCGCGGCGACCGCGGTATACGATGAATTCCTTGGTTCGCTCAACTGGCCGCTCGGCGCGACCATTGCCATTTTGCTGCTGATCGCGAACCTCATCATCATGATCACGTATTACAGGGTTCTGGAGCGGCGTTACTCCAGAAGCCTCGGCTAA
- a CDS encoding ABC transporter ATP-binding protein translates to MSFLVLDKLTKAYGDLHAVSDVSLSVEKGEFVSLLGPSGCGKTTTLQMIAGFIDVTQGRISLDGKDITNVRPNKRGLGVVFQSYALFPHMTVTQNVGFGLEMRGIGKAECAERIREALSLVRLDAFAARYPRELSGGQRQRVAIARALVIKPPVLLLDEPMSNLDAKLREEMQFELRTIQRKVGTTTVMVTHDQSEALSISDRVVVMEAGRVTQVDSPYRAYERPENRFVSQFIGKANMLAGKVTEARPNEVHVDLGHDLTGIACIDAGTVWREGDTVTLCIRPEKLHLCKVGTGRLSATVTSRFFLGSQWLYRVDTALGEVLVCSQNEGTEPVAEGEAVGIDWHRDSVRVIQEANHG, encoded by the coding sequence GTGTCGTTTCTCGTGCTGGACAAACTGACAAAAGCCTACGGCGACCTGCACGCCGTCAGCGACGTGAGCCTCTCGGTCGAAAAGGGCGAGTTCGTCTCGCTGCTTGGACCATCGGGCTGCGGCAAGACCACGACGCTGCAGATGATCGCGGGTTTTATCGATGTCACGCAGGGCCGTATTTCGCTCGATGGCAAGGACATCACGAATGTCCGCCCGAACAAGCGCGGCCTCGGCGTGGTGTTTCAAAGCTACGCGCTGTTTCCACACATGACGGTGACGCAGAACGTGGGCTTCGGTCTGGAGATGCGCGGCATCGGCAAGGCCGAATGTGCGGAGCGGATTCGCGAAGCGCTTTCGCTCGTGCGGCTCGATGCGTTCGCCGCGCGTTATCCGCGTGAACTCTCGGGCGGCCAGCGCCAACGCGTGGCAATCGCACGTGCGCTCGTGATCAAGCCGCCGGTTCTGTTGCTCGATGAACCCATGTCCAACCTCGACGCCAAGTTGCGCGAGGAGATGCAGTTCGAATTACGCACCATCCAGCGCAAGGTCGGCACGACGACCGTGATGGTCACGCACGATCAGTCCGAGGCGTTGTCCATCAGTGACCGCGTGGTCGTGATGGAAGCAGGGCGTGTGACGCAGGTGGACTCGCCGTATCGTGCTTATGAGCGGCCCGAGAATCGATTTGTGTCGCAGTTCATCGGCAAGGCGAACATGCTTGCGGGCAAGGTGACCGAGGCGCGTCCCAACGAGGTGCATGTGGACCTCGGGCATGACCTGACCGGCATTGCTTGCATCGACGCAGGCACCGTCTGGCGCGAAGGCGACACGGTGACCTTATGCATTCGTCCAGAGAAATTGCACTTGTGCAAGGTGGGAACGGGGCGGTTGTCGGCGACTGTCACGAGCCGGTTCTTCTTGGGCAGCCAGTGGTTGTATCGCGTCGACACCGCGCTCGGCGAAGTCCTCGTTTGCAGCCAGAACGAAGGCACGGAACCGGTGGCCGAAGGCGAGGCGGTGGGTATCGACTGGCATCGCGATTCCGTGCGTGTGATTCAGGAAGCGAACCATGGCTAG
- a CDS encoding NAD(P)/FAD-dependent oxidoreductase yields the protein MNETLRFDVMVVGGGLVGSSAALMLAKRGLKVGLFERRYCGAQASGVNYGGVRRQGRSAVQLPLAVRARAIWDRLPELIGTDGEFVISGHLRLARSEADLVALEAYARVANPYGLDLQVMSGPSFRRRYPWLGPAALGGSLCPGDGHANPRIVSPAFARAARVAGADVREQTAVTQITRDGEQFVIRARHDSGVTIEARADWLINSAGAWGNTVAGFFGESIPMEPIYPNMWVTEPMPYFIDHNLGVYGGGIYARQVSRGNVVIGGGRGLGDGEYAQPLTETTRTVMRAACELLPRLKNALLLRTWTGVEGSTPDDNPVIGPSQTTPKLLHAFGFSGGGFLLAPGVGEVLADLVIDGKTSTPIDGFSIKRWSGVAAA from the coding sequence ATGAATGAAACCTTGCGCTTCGACGTGATGGTGGTGGGTGGCGGACTGGTTGGTTCATCGGCGGCGCTGATGCTTGCCAAGCGCGGCTTGAAGGTCGGCTTGTTCGAGCGCCGCTATTGCGGTGCGCAGGCGAGCGGTGTGAACTATGGCGGTGTTCGCCGGCAAGGGCGTTCCGCAGTGCAATTGCCGCTTGCCGTGCGTGCGCGGGCGATCTGGGACAGGTTGCCGGAGTTGATCGGAACGGATGGCGAGTTTGTGATATCGGGCCATTTGCGCCTCGCGCGCAGTGAAGCGGACCTTGTGGCGCTCGAAGCATACGCGCGGGTCGCAAATCCATATGGTCTTGACCTGCAGGTGATGAGTGGTCCGTCGTTTCGCCGGCGCTACCCGTGGCTAGGCCCGGCGGCGTTGGGCGGTTCGTTATGTCCTGGCGATGGTCATGCGAATCCGCGAATCGTATCGCCTGCGTTTGCGCGCGCTGCGCGCGTGGCTGGCGCCGATGTCCGCGAGCAGACGGCGGTGACGCAAATCACGCGAGATGGTGAGCAGTTTGTGATCCGGGCGCGCCATGATTCGGGTGTGACGATTGAGGCGCGAGCTGACTGGCTGATCAATTCGGCGGGTGCGTGGGGCAACACCGTAGCGGGTTTCTTCGGTGAGTCCATTCCGATGGAGCCGATCTATCCGAACATGTGGGTGACGGAGCCGATGCCGTATTTCATCGATCACAATCTGGGCGTGTATGGCGGCGGAATCTACGCGCGTCAGGTATCGCGAGGAAACGTGGTGATTGGCGGCGGCCGCGGTTTGGGTGATGGAGAATATGCACAACCGCTGACCGAGACCACACGCACAGTAATGAGAGCGGCATGTGAGCTATTGCCGAGACTTAAAAACGCCTTGCTGTTGCGAACCTGGACTGGCGTTGAAGGCAGCACACCCGATGACAACCCCGTGATTGGCCCTAGCCAAACGACGCCAAAGCTGCTCCACGCTTTCGGCTTTTCGGGCGGTGGCTTTTTGCTTGCGCCGGGGGTAGGTGAAGTCTTGGCGGACTTGGTAATAGACGGAAAGACGAGCACACCGATAGATGGTTTCTCGATCAAGAGATGGTCGGGAGTAGCGGCTGCTTGA
- a CDS encoding FMN-binding negative transcriptional regulator, protein MYIPAHFAETRADELHRLMNEYPLAALVTHGPDGLDANHVPFELDASAGSHGILRAHVARANPVWKEVVDSTEVLVIFRGPEHYISPNWYPSKHEAHRQVPTWNYQVVHAHGKITIRDDEKFLRGLVGRLTRVHEAGEEKPWKMGDSTREYIDSMLAAIVGIEIEITRLVGKSKLGQNKERRDLQGAIDGLLANGEQPLADVMSVALAARPE, encoded by the coding sequence ATGTATATCCCCGCCCACTTTGCCGAAACTCGCGCTGACGAGCTTCATCGGCTGATGAACGAATACCCGCTTGCCGCGCTCGTCACCCACGGCCCGGACGGACTCGATGCGAATCATGTGCCCTTCGAACTGGATGCATCGGCGGGGAGTCATGGCATTCTGCGAGCGCACGTCGCGCGGGCGAATCCGGTCTGGAAAGAAGTGGTGGACAGCACCGAGGTGCTCGTGATCTTTCGCGGACCCGAGCACTACATTTCGCCGAACTGGTACCCGAGCAAGCACGAGGCGCATCGGCAAGTGCCGACATGGAACTATCAGGTGGTCCATGCGCATGGAAAGATCACGATCCGCGATGACGAAAAATTCCTGCGCGGACTCGTTGGGCGGCTCACGAGAGTGCATGAAGCCGGCGAGGAGAAGCCCTGGAAAATGGGCGATTCAACCCGCGAATATATCGATTCGATGCTGGCGGCCATCGTCGGCATCGAGATCGAGATCACGCGGCTGGTCGGGAAATCGAAGCTCGGCCAGAACAAGGAGCGACGCGACCTTCAGGGCGCAATTGACGGTTTGCTTGCCAACGGCGAACAGCCGCTTGCCGACGTAATGTCCGTAGCGCTCGCCGCCAGACCGGAGTGA
- the amaB gene encoding L-piperidine-6-carboxylate dehydrogenase, protein MQLNDILGALGVDLGQWKGDALVARSPLDGAMLAKLAVDTPASAARKIDAAHAAFLKWRTVPAPQRGELVRVFGNVLREHKAALGSLVTLEAGKITSEGLGEVQEMIDICDFAVGLSRQLYGLTIASERPGHRMMETWHPLGVVGVISAFNFPVAVWSWNTALAIVCGDSVVWKPSEKTPLTAIACHALFEKALREFDKTHPGVAPEGLSQLLLGERDIGQTLTESTKVPLVSATGSVRMGMEVAQVLAKRLGRSILELGGNNAVIVAPSADLDLVVRGVTFSAVGTAGQRCTTLRRLVVHTSVVDKLLPRLEKAFASVKVGSPLESDTLVGPLVDRAAFDAMQKALRDAREQGGDVKGGERVEIGGHADAYYVRPAFVRMPAQTAVVERETFAPILYVLTYDDFADALQLQNGVPQGLSSAIFTNDIREAEQFMSAAGSDCGIVNVNIGTSGAEIGGAFGGEKETGGGRESGSDAWKGYMRRATNTINYSRELPLAQGVKFDV, encoded by the coding sequence ATGCAACTGAACGATATTCTTGGCGCACTCGGCGTAGACCTCGGCCAGTGGAAGGGCGACGCCCTCGTGGCGCGTTCGCCGCTCGATGGCGCAATGCTCGCCAAACTCGCCGTCGATACCCCCGCCAGCGCCGCGCGCAAGATCGACGCGGCCCACGCCGCCTTCCTCAAATGGCGCACGGTGCCCGCGCCGCAGCGCGGCGAACTCGTGCGCGTGTTCGGTAACGTGTTGCGTGAGCACAAGGCCGCGCTTGGCAGCCTGGTGACGCTGGAAGCCGGCAAGATCACCTCCGAAGGCCTGGGCGAAGTGCAGGAAATGATCGACATCTGCGACTTCGCAGTCGGTCTCTCGCGCCAGCTTTATGGCCTGACCATCGCGTCCGAGCGTCCCGGGCATCGAATGATGGAAACGTGGCATCCGCTTGGCGTGGTCGGCGTGATCTCGGCATTCAATTTCCCGGTTGCCGTGTGGTCGTGGAACACGGCGCTGGCAATCGTCTGCGGCGATTCGGTCGTGTGGAAGCCTTCGGAGAAAACGCCCTTGACGGCCATCGCGTGTCACGCGCTGTTCGAAAAAGCGCTGCGCGAATTCGATAAAACCCATCCCGGCGTCGCGCCCGAAGGCCTGAGCCAGTTGCTGCTCGGCGAACGCGATATCGGCCAGACGCTGACCGAATCCACCAAGGTGCCGCTCGTCAGCGCCACCGGCAGCGTGCGCATGGGCATGGAAGTCGCGCAAGTGCTGGCGAAGCGCCTTGGCCGCAGCATTCTGGAACTCGGCGGCAATAACGCAGTGATCGTGGCGCCCAGCGCCGACCTGGATCTCGTCGTGCGCGGCGTGACGTTCTCGGCGGTCGGCACGGCAGGTCAGCGTTGCACGACGCTGCGCCGTCTGGTAGTTCACACCAGCGTGGTCGACAAACTGTTGCCGCGTCTGGAGAAAGCGTTTGCATCGGTGAAAGTGGGCAGTCCGCTTGAAAGCGATACGCTGGTCGGTCCGCTGGTTGATCGCGCCGCATTCGATGCCATGCAAAAAGCGCTGCGCGATGCACGCGAGCAAGGCGGCGACGTGAAGGGCGGCGAACGCGTGGAAATCGGCGGTCATGCCGATGCGTATTACGTGCGTCCCGCGTTCGTGCGCATGCCGGCGCAAACGGCCGTGGTCGAACGCGAGACCTTCGCGCCGATCCTCTACGTCCTGACCTACGACGATTTCGCCGATGCACTGCAACTGCAGAATGGCGTGCCGCAAGGTTTGTCGTCGGCGATCTTCACCAACGACATCCGTGAAGCGGAGCAATTCATGTCGGCGGCGGGCAGCGATTGCGGCATTGTGAACGTGAACATCGGCACGAGCGGCGCGGAAATTGGCGGCGCGTTCGGCGGTGAAAAGGAAACCGGCGGCGGCCGCGAATCGGGCTCCGACGCCTGGAAGGGCTACATGCGCCGCGCGACCAACACGATCAACTACAGCCGCGAATTGCCGCTTGCACAAGGCGTCAAGTTCGACGTGTAG
- a CDS encoding ABC transporter substrate-binding protein: MKKSLASLTSALCAAGLLASIPAHAETKTIYIGMNGGPMEKAYTSEVLPDFEKANNVKVVVVPGTSSDILAKLLANKAKPQIHVVFLDDGVMARAVSMGVCQKMAAGPELQQLYPFARMKDDIGAGVQLGMTGIAYNTKLFKEKGWAPPTSWMDFADPKYKDKVVFQSASSSTFGLHGFLMINRLEGGTEKNVEPGFTKWQSTVGKNVIEYIPNSAKISEMVQTGQAGLFPLTPTAAGDLQTKGIPVAYVNPKEGPVLLLVDECVVANNPDPELAQKLAAFMISASAQTKAASAGRQIPTNRQAKMTDAMQQQLGNLDDLVKKVNTVDWDVINANRPQWDARWNRQVER; the protein is encoded by the coding sequence ATGAAAAAATCCCTAGCGAGTCTCACGAGCGCCCTCTGTGCTGCGGGCCTTTTGGCCTCGATCCCCGCCCACGCAGAAACCAAGACCATATACATAGGAATGAACGGTGGCCCGATGGAAAAGGCCTACACCAGCGAGGTGCTCCCTGACTTCGAAAAGGCCAACAACGTCAAGGTAGTCGTAGTCCCGGGCACGTCCTCGGACATCCTGGCGAAGCTGTTGGCAAATAAAGCAAAACCGCAGATCCACGTAGTGTTCCTTGACGATGGCGTCATGGCCCGCGCTGTCAGCATGGGTGTATGCCAGAAAATGGCGGCAGGTCCCGAGCTCCAGCAACTCTACCCCTTCGCACGCATGAAGGACGACATCGGCGCAGGCGTGCAGCTCGGCATGACCGGCATCGCATACAACACGAAGTTGTTCAAGGAAAAAGGCTGGGCACCGCCGACCTCCTGGATGGACTTCGCCGATCCAAAATACAAGGACAAGGTGGTCTTCCAGTCGGCATCGAGCAGCACGTTCGGCCTGCATGGTTTCCTGATGATCAACCGCCTTGAAGGCGGCACGGAAAAGAACGTCGAACCGGGCTTCACGAAGTGGCAGAGCACGGTAGGCAAGAATGTGATCGAGTACATTCCGAACTCGGCGAAGATCTCGGAGATGGTGCAAACGGGTCAGGCCGGATTGTTCCCGCTGACCCCAACGGCCGCCGGCGATCTGCAGACGAAGGGCATTCCCGTTGCCTACGTGAACCCGAAGGAAGGACCGGTGCTCCTGCTCGTGGATGAATGCGTCGTCGCGAATAATCCCGACCCGGAACTGGCGCAGAAACTTGCGGCGTTCATGATCTCGGCATCGGCGCAAACGAAGGCGGCGAGCGCCGGTCGCCAGATTCCGACGAACCGTCAGGCGAAGATGACCGACGCCATGCAACAGCAACTTGGCAATCTCGATGACCTCGTAAAGAAGGTCAACACGGTGGACTGGGATGTGATCAACGCGAATCGTCCGCAGTGGGACGCGCGCTGGAATCGTCAGGTCGAGCGTTGA
- a CDS encoding ABC transporter substrate-binding protein — MIDSLFRRTLGGFLVGAVMLSASFAHAQTPVGGKGTLTAAIVPNYPPFEYKDPATDELTGFDVDLGNALAAKMGVKLKWEETSFDQMMSALTTHRVDVILSGMTDLPPRRESVNFLDYIKTGPQFYTLKARGGEYAQIEAICGKRVGSSRRTSFPDDTKTWSDEHCVKAGKPAIVVVGTDGSADARLQLRQGRLDAAVQGGETLPYQNTLEKDAYAPIGQSFLSQYTAIGMAKDNTALSDAMKQAFGKLLADGTYKKILTKWGLQEHAVSKVVINSQE, encoded by the coding sequence ATGATCGACTCCTTGTTCCGGCGCACCCTTGGCGGTTTTTTAGTTGGGGCCGTGATGCTGAGTGCATCGTTTGCACACGCCCAAACGCCCGTTGGCGGCAAAGGAACGCTTACGGCTGCCATCGTGCCGAACTATCCGCCGTTCGAATACAAGGACCCCGCCACCGACGAACTCACCGGTTTCGACGTCGATCTCGGCAATGCGCTCGCCGCGAAGATGGGCGTCAAGCTGAAGTGGGAAGAAACCAGTTTCGACCAGATGATGAGCGCGCTGACCACGCATCGTGTGGACGTGATCTTGTCGGGCATGACCGACTTGCCGCCGCGTCGAGAATCCGTGAACTTCCTCGATTACATCAAGACCGGTCCGCAGTTCTACACGCTGAAAGCACGCGGCGGCGAATACGCGCAGATCGAAGCAATCTGCGGCAAACGCGTGGGGTCGAGCCGGCGTACATCGTTTCCCGACGACACCAAGACATGGAGCGACGAGCATTGCGTAAAGGCCGGCAAGCCTGCAATCGTGGTCGTAGGCACGGACGGTTCCGCCGACGCCCGCCTGCAATTGCGTCAGGGCCGGCTCGACGCGGCTGTGCAAGGCGGGGAGACCTTGCCGTATCAGAACACGCTGGAAAAGGATGCGTACGCGCCGATTGGACAGTCCTTCCTTTCGCAGTACACGGCCATCGGCATGGCGAAGGACAACACCGCGTTGAGCGACGCCATGAAGCAAGCGTTCGGAAAGCTCCTCGCCGACGGCACCTACAAGAAGATCCTGACGAAATGGGGCCTGCAGGAGCATGCGGTATCGAAGGTCGTGATCAACTCGCAGGAATAA
- a CDS encoding (2Fe-2S)-binding protein, giving the protein MTQDPQPQFVRLTETHRKAVNFVLDGTSATALTGDTVLSAILLTTRRVRNTEFSGEPRAGFCLMGACQDCWVQLEDGTRIRACSTIIKDGMRIQTRPIEA; this is encoded by the coding sequence ATGACACAAGACCCACAGCCGCAATTCGTTCGATTGACGGAGACACATCGCAAGGCCGTGAATTTTGTACTAGATGGTACATCTGCAACTGCGTTGACCGGCGATACGGTGCTGAGCGCTATCCTGCTGACCACGCGGCGCGTGCGCAACACCGAATTCAGCGGCGAACCGCGTGCGGGATTTTGCCTGATGGGCGCGTGCCAGGACTGCTGGGTGCAACTGGAAGACGGCACGCGGATCAGGGCATGTTCAACGATCATCAAGGACGGCATGCGTATTCAGACGCGGCCCATTGAAGCATGA
- a CDS encoding amino acid ABC transporter ATP-binding protein: MNPLVKAVDLRKSYGEFQALQGVHLDVEKGEVLCIIGPSGSGKSTFLRCINQLETISGGALWVNGELVGYRRVENKLYPLSEKQMARQRLATGMVFQRFNLFPHMTALENVIEGPVQVLKKKKSEAVEEARALLGRVGLGHKCDAFPVELSGGQQQRVAIARALAMHPQLMLFDEPTSALDPELVGEVLSVMRDLARSGMTMIVVTHELGFAREVANRVVFMDQGKIVETGTPEQVLSQPQQQRTKDFISAVLS, encoded by the coding sequence ATGAACCCATTAGTCAAAGCCGTCGATCTACGCAAGTCCTATGGCGAATTTCAGGCGCTGCAGGGCGTTCACCTCGACGTCGAGAAAGGCGAGGTGCTTTGCATCATCGGGCCATCGGGCTCGGGCAAAAGCACGTTCCTGCGCTGTATCAACCAGCTCGAAACCATCAGCGGCGGCGCGCTGTGGGTGAACGGAGAACTGGTCGGGTACCGTCGCGTGGAGAACAAACTTTACCCGCTTTCAGAAAAACAGATGGCGCGGCAACGGCTCGCGACCGGCATGGTGTTTCAGCGCTTCAACCTGTTCCCCCATATGACCGCGCTGGAAAACGTGATCGAGGGGCCGGTGCAGGTGCTGAAGAAGAAAAAGTCCGAAGCGGTGGAAGAGGCACGGGCGTTGCTTGGGCGCGTCGGCCTCGGCCACAAGTGCGATGCCTTCCCGGTGGAGTTGTCGGGCGGCCAACAGCAGCGCGTCGCCATAGCACGCGCCCTGGCGATGCATCCGCAGCTCATGCTCTTCGATGAACCCACCTCCGCGCTCGACCCTGAACTTGTCGGCGAAGTGCTGAGCGTGATGCGCGATCTCGCGAGGAGCGGCATGACGATGATCGTGGTCACGCACGAACTCGGCTTCGCCCGCGAAGTGGCGAACCGCGTTGTCTTCATGGATCAAGGCAAGATCGTGGAAACCGGCACCCCCGAACAAGTGTTGTCTCAACCGCAGCAGCAGCGTACGAAGGACTTCATATCGGCCGTGCTGTCCTGA
- a CDS encoding ABC transporter permease yields MRKNGLIALSFHTLVILFVLAPLVIVVLVAFTPEQTLTLPTHGLSLRWFRAILDYPDFISAFANSIKLAFSSATLSLALALPAALAIGRERFPGREFLNGLFLSPLVIPSLVLGIAFLRFFAMIGATGSFPWLVAAHMIIITPFVMRLVLASVSGMDRSIEHAAQSLGADRWTSFRRITLPMILPGITGGWLLAFINSFDELTMSIFVTSPQTVTLPVRMYMYATESIDPMMASVSALVIFITAGAMILLDRVYGLNRILIGTH; encoded by the coding sequence ATGCGAAAGAACGGGCTCATTGCACTGAGCTTCCACACGCTCGTGATCCTGTTCGTGCTTGCGCCGCTCGTGATCGTGGTGCTCGTCGCGTTCACGCCGGAGCAGACGTTGACGCTCCCCACGCACGGTTTGTCGCTGCGCTGGTTCCGCGCGATCCTCGACTATCCGGATTTCATCTCGGCGTTTGCGAACAGCATCAAGCTGGCGTTTTCATCGGCTACGTTGTCGCTCGCGCTCGCCTTGCCCGCGGCGCTCGCTATAGGGCGTGAACGCTTCCCCGGGCGCGAATTTCTTAACGGCCTGTTCCTCTCGCCGCTGGTGATTCCGAGCCTCGTGCTCGGCATCGCGTTCCTGCGATTCTTCGCGATGATCGGCGCGACCGGATCGTTTCCGTGGCTCGTCGCGGCGCACATGATCATCATCACGCCGTTCGTGATGCGGCTCGTGCTGGCGTCTGTCAGTGGCATGGATCGCAGTATCGAACATGCGGCGCAGTCGCTTGGGGCTGACCGCTGGACCTCGTTTCGCCGTATCACGTTGCCGATGATTCTGCCCGGCATCACAGGCGGCTGGCTGCTGGCGTTCATCAACAGCTTCGATGAACTGACCATGTCGATCTTCGTCACATCGCCGCAGACGGTCACGCTGCCCGTGCGCATGTACATGTACGCGACGGAATCGATCGACCCGATGATGGCGTCGGTTTCCGCGCTCGTGATCTTCATCACCGCGGGCGCGATGATCCTGCTCGATCGCGTGTACGGACTGAACCGCATCCTGATCGGAACGCATTGA